A genomic stretch from Candidatus Methanomethylicota archaeon includes:
- a CDS encoding NAD(P)/FAD-dependent oxidoreductase: MGELSMGAYDVIVVGAGTAGCYASYLLGKGGLKVALLERKGFNDIGYKVCGDAIGKHHFDNLSLSYPSGEELDCIFSGVKIYSPDEEHSIIVPGEGFGVNRKAFGRRLLNMALDVGVDLFSSFHVSKPLVEGGFVVGVEGVDREGHTVQIKSSVVIDASGFSSIVRSRLPSDWWISEKIRGEDTNICYREIVETKVDFDTKYAMIYLSKRIAPGGYWWLFPKRSNVVNVGLGVQPTVNAPNPRVNYMRFIASRPEFKGARVIDSGGGIVPTRRPIYCPVGNGVLAVGDALAACNPIHGGGIGPSLISAKHAAEVILEVLEHGSPSMDNLWSYCLRYISDYGLKQSSLDLFRMFLQKLSDDDLNFAFKQNVISGDDVDRIGRVGELNLGVVGKVGRALKLISRPSLLYKLKVVVDYMGKIKALYGEYPRDPKGFPAWRDRVEKLICEFMEHIS; encoded by the coding sequence TTGGGCGAATTGTCAATGGGTGCATATGATGTGATTGTGGTTGGAGCTGGAACTGCAGGTTGCTATGCTTCATACCTTCTTGGTAAGGGTGGATTGAAGGTTGCATTGCTTGAGAGGAAGGGGTTTAATGATATTGGGTATAAGGTTTGTGGTGATGCTATTGGAAAGCATCATTTCGACAATTTAAGTTTAAGTTACCCTTCTGGGGAGGAGTTGGATTGTATTTTCAGTGGTGTTAAGATATATTCTCCTGATGAGGAGCACTCGATAATTGTTCCAGGTGAAGGGTTTGGCGTTAATAGGAAGGCTTTTGGTAGGAGGCTTTTGAATATGGCTTTGGATGTGGGTGTGGATTTATTTTCATCCTTCCATGTTTCAAAACCGTTGGTTGAAGGTGGATTTGTGGTTGGGGTTGAGGGGGTGGATCGTGAAGGTCATACTGTTCAAATTAAATCCAGTGTGGTGATAGATGCTTCAGGCTTCTCATCAATAGTTAGGAGTAGACTTCCATCTGATTGGTGGATTAGTGAGAAGATTAGGGGTGAAGACACCAATATCTGTTATCGTGAGATCGTTGAAACTAAGGTTGATTTCGACACCAAGTATGCCATGATCTATCTATCTAAGAGGATAGCCCCTGGAGGTTATTGGTGGCTTTTCCCGAAGAGGAGTAATGTGGTTAATGTTGGTTTAGGTGTTCAACCCACAGTGAATGCTCCAAATCCAAGGGTTAATTATATGCGCTTCATAGCTTCTAGACCTGAATTTAAGGGTGCAAGGGTTATTGATTCTGGTGGTGGTATTGTTCCAACTAGGAGACCTATATACTGCCCTGTGGGCAATGGTGTTTTAGCTGTGGGGGATGCCCTTGCTGCATGTAATCCAATTCATGGTGGTGGGATAGGACCTTCACTTATCAGTGCAAAGCATGCTGCTGAAGTAATTTTGGAAGTTTTGGAGCATGGTTCACCATCCATGGATAATTTGTGGAGTTACTGTTTGAGGTATATTTCGGATTATGGTTTGAAGCAGTCATCACTGGATTTGTTTAGAATGTTTCTTCAGAAGCTTTCAGATGATGATTTAAATTTCGCATTTAAACAGAATGTAATTTCCGGTGATGATGTTGATAGGATTGGGAGGGTTGGTGAATTGAATTTGGGTGTTGTGGGTAAGGTTGGTAGAGCTTTAAAGCTTATTTCAAGGCCATCCCTACTATATAAGTTGAAGGTCGTCGTGGATTATATGGGTAAAATTAAAGCTTTATATGGGGAGTATCCCAGAGATCCTAAGGGGTTCCCTGCTTGGAGGGATCGTGTGGAAAAATTGATATGTGAATTTATGGAGCATATTTCATAG
- a CDS encoding TldD/PmbA family protein, which produces MEDVIQRALDTALKGGATYADIRIVEITTENIVTRNAKVRNLVVGKSRGMGIRVLYKGAWGFSSNYEVTPTEAEKVAKEALKIAKASAMVKKKDVKLAPVKPVKDSYKTPYQKDPFKVPIEEKIKLLIESDKEAMAVGKEIRVASSTMQARRENKIFASSEGAYIIQEITWCGASQTAVAIGYGDMQDRSFDGRNYNTGGYEIIEAINLPERARESAVEAVKLLQAKNCPSMITDVIIGGSQLALQIHESCGHPTELDRALGAEAAYAGTSFLTPDKLGKFRYGSDIVNLVADATVPGGLGTFGYDDEGVPAQRVYLIKNGIFVNYLSDRTSAGELGLESTGAARASGWNRIPIVRMTNINLEPGDWDFEELVRETKHGIYMETNRSWSIDDKRLNFQFGTQIAYIIENGEMKELVKNAVYTGITYEFWRNCDAICNKKYWKMYGTPNCGKGQPGQMMYVGHGTAPARFKNIRVFGGVRT; this is translated from the coding sequence ATGGAAGATGTAATACAAAGAGCGCTGGACACGGCATTAAAAGGCGGTGCAACATACGCAGACATTAGAATTGTGGAAATAACCACAGAAAACATTGTTACAAGAAATGCTAAAGTGAGAAATCTAGTCGTTGGAAAAAGTAGGGGGATGGGTATTAGAGTACTATACAAAGGTGCATGGGGATTCTCCAGCAACTATGAAGTTACACCAACAGAAGCTGAAAAAGTTGCTAAAGAGGCATTGAAGATAGCTAAAGCCAGTGCAATGGTCAAGAAGAAGGATGTTAAATTGGCTCCAGTAAAGCCTGTAAAAGACAGTTATAAAACACCATACCAGAAGGATCCATTCAAAGTTCCAATAGAGGAAAAGATAAAACTCCTAATTGAAAGCGATAAGGAGGCAATGGCTGTTGGAAAGGAGATAAGAGTTGCATCATCAACCATGCAAGCTAGAAGGGAGAATAAGATATTTGCAAGCAGTGAGGGGGCATATATAATCCAAGAAATAACATGGTGCGGAGCATCACAAACAGCGGTGGCAATAGGGTATGGAGATATGCAAGATAGATCCTTTGATGGAAGAAACTACAACACTGGAGGATACGAAATAATAGAAGCAATAAACCTACCTGAAAGGGCAAGGGAAAGTGCTGTTGAAGCAGTAAAACTTTTGCAGGCCAAAAACTGCCCATCAATGATTACAGATGTCATAATAGGTGGAAGCCAACTTGCACTACAAATACATGAATCTTGCGGACACCCAACAGAACTGGATAGAGCTCTAGGAGCAGAAGCAGCATATGCTGGAACAAGCTTCCTAACCCCAGATAAACTTGGTAAATTCAGATATGGAAGCGATATAGTAAACTTGGTTGCAGATGCAACTGTACCAGGAGGGTTGGGGACCTTTGGATATGATGATGAGGGAGTCCCAGCACAGAGGGTATACCTAATAAAGAATGGGATATTCGTAAACTATCTAAGTGATAGGACTTCGGCCGGGGAACTTGGATTGGAAAGCACTGGAGCTGCAAGGGCATCAGGCTGGAATAGGATACCAATAGTGAGAATGACCAACATAAACTTGGAGCCTGGAGACTGGGACTTCGAAGAACTCGTAAGAGAAACAAAGCATGGCATATACATGGAAACCAATAGAAGCTGGAGCATAGATGACAAAAGGTTAAACTTCCAGTTCGGAACACAAATAGCATACATAATAGAGAATGGGGAGATGAAGGAGCTGGTCAAAAATGCCGTTTACACAGGGATAACATATGAGTTTTGGAGGAATTGTGATGCAATATGCAATAAGAAGTATTGGAAGATGTATGGTACACCAAACTGTGGTAAAGGTCAACCCGGCCAAATGATGTATGTGGGGCATGGAACAGCCCCAGCAAGATTTAAGAATATAAGGGTGTTTGGAGGTGTTAGGACATGA
- a CDS encoding MFS transporter, whose translation MKSDSAKNQKALMIYNFFSRATMNIGMSYNGVYAAEVIGLKSDEFGIVGAISTILTQLTQPIWGRISDKKNVRKYFIAIGELGAGIIIALTFTLKSFPQYLLASAILWIMWSGAYTCLQALLGDITVKSGRGSMIGSMEFVGGMGAIVAVTIVGSLIDAYGYISALMASVVFTAIAVIPILTIRENVESEVGGEKTSWKMDVTRDYKIYLALSTIWWGVMSISWPLFSLMQVKVFNLSKTEIAIISVAGSFGQMIMMPVWGKLADRYGRRKLIVLACASTSIWSLAYAISQNYIQLLILNTIGSILGSSINIIPWIYLLDVTPKKRSRATLIALYNTVTGFSQAIGQYVGGEIAIQIGLRETMMLNSAMRLIFAIPMLILRETLTRRQ comes from the coding sequence TTGAAGAGCGATTCAGCAAAAAATCAGAAAGCATTAATGATATACAACTTCTTCAGCAGAGCAACAATGAACATAGGGATGAGCTACAATGGAGTTTACGCAGCTGAAGTTATAGGATTAAAATCAGATGAATTTGGAATAGTTGGAGCCATATCCACAATACTAACACAATTAACACAACCAATATGGGGACGTATAAGTGACAAGAAGAATGTTAGGAAGTATTTCATAGCTATAGGTGAACTTGGAGCAGGAATAATCATCGCATTAACATTCACATTAAAATCATTCCCACAATACCTATTGGCATCAGCAATACTTTGGATCATGTGGAGTGGAGCATACACATGCCTACAAGCATTATTAGGGGACATAACAGTAAAATCTGGGAGGGGTAGCATGATAGGGTCAATGGAATTTGTAGGTGGAATGGGAGCAATAGTCGCAGTTACAATTGTAGGATCACTGATAGATGCTTATGGATACATTTCAGCGTTAATGGCATCAGTAGTGTTCACGGCAATAGCAGTAATACCAATACTAACCATAAGGGAAAACGTTGAATCAGAAGTTGGCGGCGAAAAAACTTCATGGAAAATGGATGTAACGAGAGATTACAAGATATATCTAGCTTTAAGCACTATATGGTGGGGGGTAATGTCAATATCATGGCCTCTATTCTCACTAATGCAAGTTAAAGTATTCAACCTATCAAAAACGGAGATAGCAATAATATCAGTGGCAGGGAGTTTTGGGCAAATGATAATGATGCCAGTATGGGGGAAGCTGGCAGATAGGTATGGGAGGAGGAAGCTAATCGTATTGGCATGTGCATCAACATCCATATGGTCATTAGCATATGCCATAAGCCAAAACTACATTCAGCTACTAATATTAAATACCATTGGAAGCATATTGGGATCATCAATCAACATTATCCCATGGATATACCTACTAGATGTAACGCCAAAGAAGCGTAGTAGAGCAACACTAATAGCATTATACAATACAGTCACAGGATTCTCACAAGCCATAGGGCAATATGTGGGTGGGGAGATAGCCATACAAATAGGGCTTAGAGAAACTATGATGCTAAACTCCGCAATGAGATTAATATTTGCAATACCAATGCTAATACTACGGGAAACTTTAACTAGGAGGCAGTGA
- a CDS encoding DASS family sodium-coupled anion symporter, with protein sequence MSFKNVVKFLLGPILFIVSIILPPLPMVSEAAGIVHAPISNAPQVALAVMIWIASWWVFEVVPLGVTALLAPIIFSTLGFVSWQDSLTSFMDPIIWVFIGGFAIASAFQIWGLNKRIAFNLSTIYRGSNPMFAAFFIACLPAFILTITGSITASTTIVYPIAMAYLSSIGFMKGSSFAEATMLSLAQASTAGAMLFLISTPPNLVAKKVIESCCPNVTITFLDWFIVGGIQAFIGLIVSWILTFKLIGIEVSEINLSRASIEDKVKSLGPMSTGEKMVLLVFLITLSLWLTPGILMMISNFYPQYGYVAGLIKNVLPEALPSILAVFLLCLLRVNGRPLLTWDDFETGVDWNVIFLFGGGIAMSKALTGSGFSEWMALIMSSSQFEWARSVWGVSALSAILSFLITYPASNTAAALIACPLAATIAQSVGVNPIPAVLSAALAASISSALPSTTPPMAIVYGSGYVRLWSMFKVGMISDIVRLIILIILEPYLVNVMLALKGLA encoded by the coding sequence TTGTCGTTTAAGAACGTTGTTAAATTCCTTTTAGGGCCAATCTTATTCATAGTTTCAATCATACTTCCACCTCTCCCAATGGTTTCTGAGGCTGCTGGAATTGTTCATGCACCTATCTCAAATGCACCTCAAGTGGCTTTGGCTGTGATGATATGGATTGCATCTTGGTGGGTTTTTGAAGTTGTTCCATTGGGTGTAACTGCTCTATTGGCTCCAATAATCTTCTCCACTCTTGGTTTTGTTTCATGGCAGGATTCACTTACATCATTCATGGATCCAATAATATGGGTCTTTATAGGTGGTTTTGCCATAGCTAGTGCCTTCCAAATTTGGGGTTTGAATAAGAGGATTGCATTCAATTTATCCACAATTTATAGGGGTAGTAATCCAATGTTTGCAGCATTCTTTATAGCCTGTCTCCCAGCATTCATATTGACCATTACTGGCTCCATCACTGCATCTACCACAATAGTTTATCCGATAGCTATGGCATACCTATCTTCCATAGGTTTTATGAAGGGGAGCTCCTTTGCTGAAGCCACCATGCTATCCCTTGCTCAAGCATCCACTGCTGGTGCAATGCTATTCCTAATAAGTACTCCACCAAACCTTGTGGCTAAGAAGGTTATTGAATCTTGCTGCCCAAATGTAACTATAACATTCCTCGATTGGTTTATTGTTGGTGGTATTCAAGCTTTCATTGGTTTAATTGTAAGTTGGATTTTAACCTTCAAGTTGATTGGAATTGAGGTTTCTGAAATAAATTTGAGTAGAGCTTCCATTGAGGATAAAGTTAAATCGCTAGGTCCCATGTCCACTGGGGAGAAGATGGTTTTACTGGTATTTCTAATAACGTTATCTCTTTGGCTTACACCAGGAATCTTAATGATGATATCAAACTTCTATCCACAATACGGTTATGTGGCTGGATTAATTAAGAATGTTCTTCCAGAAGCTCTTCCATCAATATTGGCAGTATTCTTGCTATGTTTATTGAGGGTTAATGGTAGACCCCTACTCACTTGGGATGATTTTGAAACTGGTGTTGATTGGAATGTGATATTCCTCTTTGGTGGTGGGATTGCCATGAGTAAAGCCTTAACTGGTAGCGGATTCTCTGAGTGGATGGCATTGATAATGTCCAGTTCACAATTTGAGTGGGCTAGGAGTGTTTGGGGTGTTTCAGCTTTAAGCGCAATACTATCATTCCTAATCACTTACCCTGCCTCCAACACTGCAGCTGCACTTATAGCATGCCCCTTAGCGGCAACTATAGCTCAAAGTGTTGGTGTCAACCCAATACCCGCTGTTTTGTCAGCTGCTCTTGCCGCTTCCATTTCAAGTGCTCTACCAAGCACGACGCCTCCAATGGCGATAGTTTATGGTTCTGGTTATGTTAGGTTGTGGAGTATGTTTAAGGTTGGAATGATATCAGATATAGTTAGGCTTATTATCTTGATAATTTTGGAGCCTTACCTTGTGAATGTGATGTTGGCTTTGAAGGGTTTGGCTTAA
- a CDS encoding TldD/PmbA family protein, whose product MILGKDACLEIASKVLNEALKAGATQAEVTLINSTSYLTRFANSVIHQNVGEKTVNIILKTVIGKRISSVTANEITDEAITNLVQTGIKLAKISEENPDFVSLPEPEPIPRITGLYVRETAECTAKRRAEIVKGIIDSAHSLSSKVDSVSGALTTTANEYCIVNSLGINAYTKLTAADVNVTVIAKEGDSEGFGYSEDISRNVRNLNPEALGVEAAERAVKSLNPKTLEPGEYEVILEPYAVQTALAYTAQGFSAEAYQNGMSFMNDVMGKKVMSENFTLWDDGTDKRGMAVPFDAEGVPKKKVILVEDGVPKGLVYDSFTAHKEGKKSTGHSGRFAPMPSHMFIKPGDATKEEMIKETKRGILVTYFHYVRTVHAKTITITGMTRNGTWYIENGEIKYPVKNLRFTDSMLKAYGNIDLIGKEVKVLGGINNSVVVPPLKIRKFLFTGVTEF is encoded by the coding sequence ATGATTTTGGGTAAGGATGCATGCCTAGAAATAGCAAGTAAAGTTCTCAATGAAGCATTAAAAGCTGGTGCCACACAAGCAGAAGTAACATTGATAAACAGCACCAGCTACCTAACTAGATTCGCAAATTCCGTAATCCATCAAAACGTTGGAGAGAAAACGGTAAACATAATATTGAAGACCGTGATTGGTAAGAGGATTAGCAGTGTAACTGCAAATGAAATAACTGATGAAGCCATAACTAATCTAGTTCAAACGGGGATAAAACTTGCAAAGATATCTGAGGAAAACCCAGATTTTGTAAGTCTACCAGAACCTGAACCAATACCAAGAATAACAGGATTATATGTTAGGGAAACAGCGGAATGCACAGCAAAGAGGAGAGCTGAAATAGTTAAGGGGATAATAGATTCAGCACACTCATTATCAAGTAAAGTGGATTCAGTTTCAGGAGCATTAACCACAACAGCCAATGAATACTGCATAGTAAATTCACTTGGAATAAACGCATACACAAAACTAACAGCAGCAGATGTAAATGTAACCGTAATAGCTAAGGAGGGAGATTCTGAAGGATTTGGATATAGCGAAGACATATCCAGAAACGTGAGAAACTTAAACCCAGAAGCTTTAGGGGTGGAAGCAGCAGAGAGAGCTGTAAAAAGCTTAAACCCAAAAACACTAGAACCAGGTGAATACGAAGTAATATTGGAACCATATGCGGTGCAAACAGCTCTAGCATACACAGCACAAGGATTCAGTGCAGAAGCCTACCAAAATGGAATGAGCTTCATGAATGATGTTATGGGAAAGAAGGTTATGAGTGAGAATTTCACATTATGGGATGATGGGACAGATAAGAGGGGGATGGCAGTACCATTCGATGCAGAGGGGGTTCCTAAAAAGAAGGTAATACTGGTGGAAGATGGAGTACCAAAGGGACTTGTATACGACAGCTTCACAGCACATAAGGAGGGGAAGAAGTCCACAGGACATTCAGGGAGATTTGCACCAATGCCATCACACATGTTCATAAAACCGGGAGATGCAACAAAAGAGGAGATGATAAAGGAGACTAAGAGGGGGATTCTAGTCACATACTTCCACTACGTCAGAACAGTACATGCAAAAACCATAACTATAACTGGAATGACTAGGAATGGAACATGGTACATTGAAAATGGGGAAATAAAGTATCCAGTGAAAAATCTCAGATTCACAGATAGTATGCTAAAAGCCTATGGAAACATAGACCTAATAGGGAAGGAAGTAAAAGTTTTGGGTGGAATAAACAACAGCGTAGTAGTACCACCACTAAAGATAAGGAAATTCCTATTCACTGGTGTAACTGAATTCTAA
- a CDS encoding CapA family protein, translated as MQSNGKRLSIALTGDSFIATRISAFTEPLFLKLVEIIRSADVRFTNCEVLINDFKGYPAVQSGGTYAGNESYIADELKWMGFNIVSRANNHAMDYREIGLIETSKNLDRVGIVHAGVGMNLGEAREPKYLETSKGRVALISAATSFPTEARAGEARPDMQGRPGLNPLRYTITIEVTEEIFKNLVIIAKMMGIEVKEDVDEIRILGQKFKKSTKIEVKYEVNKRDLEGNIKAIRNARRMADYVLFSLHDHERGKSIFEPQQFVEDFARKCIDEGVDVFIGHGPHVLRGIEIYKKKPIFYSLGNFIFQNDLIRKQPADLYERYGLNWDSTTADLYDAREKGSPETAFMGFKWFTDKEEYWESILAYVTFNDGNLEEIKLYPVDLCRERNRANRGRPVLATGAKANKILETVAKLSEKYNTKISIKNGVGFVEL; from the coding sequence ATGCAATCAAATGGTAAACGTTTAAGCATAGCATTAACTGGAGACTCATTCATAGCCACAAGAATCTCAGCATTCACAGAACCATTATTCCTAAAACTAGTGGAGATAATAAGGTCTGCAGATGTGAGATTCACAAACTGTGAAGTTTTAATAAATGATTTCAAAGGATATCCAGCAGTTCAAAGTGGTGGAACGTATGCTGGCAATGAAAGTTATATTGCAGATGAATTGAAGTGGATGGGATTCAACATTGTTAGTAGAGCAAACAATCATGCCATGGATTATAGGGAGATAGGCTTAATTGAAACATCAAAAAACCTAGATAGAGTAGGCATCGTACATGCAGGTGTAGGGATGAATCTTGGAGAAGCTAGGGAACCAAAATACCTTGAAACATCAAAGGGGAGAGTTGCATTAATATCGGCAGCCACATCATTCCCAACAGAAGCCAGAGCAGGTGAAGCTAGACCAGATATGCAAGGTAGACCTGGACTAAACCCCCTCAGATACACAATAACCATAGAAGTCACTGAGGAAATCTTCAAAAACCTAGTGATCATTGCAAAGATGATGGGAATAGAAGTTAAAGAGGATGTAGATGAAATTAGGATTCTTGGACAGAAATTCAAGAAGTCAACTAAAATTGAAGTGAAATATGAGGTTAATAAGAGGGATTTGGAGGGGAATATTAAGGCTATTAGAAATGCAAGGAGGATGGCTGATTACGTACTATTCTCCCTACACGACCATGAGAGGGGTAAAAGCATATTCGAACCACAACAATTCGTAGAGGATTTCGCTAGGAAATGCATAGATGAAGGTGTCGATGTATTCATTGGACATGGACCACACGTGTTAAGGGGGATAGAAATCTACAAGAAGAAACCAATATTCTACAGTCTAGGAAACTTCATATTCCAAAACGATCTAATAAGGAAGCAGCCAGCAGACCTATATGAAAGATATGGATTAAACTGGGATTCAACAACAGCAGACCTATATGATGCTAGAGAGAAGGGGAGTCCGGAAACAGCATTCATGGGATTCAAATGGTTCACGGATAAGGAAGAGTATTGGGAGAGTATATTGGCATATGTAACATTCAATGATGGAAATTTAGAGGAAATTAAGTTATACCCAGTGGATCTATGTAGGGAGAGGAATAGAGCTAATAGGGGGAGACCAGTACTTGCCACAGGAGCAAAGGCTAACAAGATACTGGAGACTGTGGCTAAACTATCTGAAAAGTACAATACAAAAATATCAATAAAGAATGGTGTGGGATTCGTGGAGCTATGA